GAGATCATCGCCGTACGCGGAGGCGCAGGCGACCGTCTCCGCCGCCGGAAGCGCATCCGCGCCCGCCAGATATCCGCGGACGGCCGCGGACACCGGGCCCCGGGCGACCGGCAGCTGTGGTCCATGGGGGTCGTGTGCCATGCGCGCCGGGTACCCCACGGGCACCGAGCCACCCGCCCGCGTCCGGATCACGCGGAGCGCCACTCCGCACCGAACGGCTCACCCGGCCGGACCGGATCATGGCTGCTGACCAGTCCGGGTGCGGCCGAGTGGCCGCTGGGGCCGGCGCCCGGGGCACCCGCAGGCGGGTGCGGATCGCGCGGAGCGCCACTCCGCACCGAACGGCCGTGACGGCTCATCCGGCCGGACCGGATCATGGTTGCTCACCAGTCCGGGTGCGGCCGAGTGGCCGCTGGGGCCGGCGCCCGGGCCACGCGCAGGCGGGTGCGGATCGCGCGGAGCGCCACTCCGCACCGAACGGCCGTGACGGCTCATCCGGCCGGACCTGGCCATGGCCGCCCGCCGGCTCGGGTCGGCCAGAGTGGCGGCCGAGCTGCTCGGTCGAGGGAGGCGATCGGTCGCTGACCGGGCGCCCCCGGCTCAGTCGTCCCGTGACTCCGGCGGAGTCGTCGGCCGGTGACTGAGGGTGTCGGTGGCCTGTCTCGGCCGGGCCGCTCGGACTCAAGAGCGCCGATGCGGGGGTCAGCGAACTCGGTCTGCCGCAGGCTCTCCGGCCGCGCGCTGCGCGGGGGTTCCGGCCGGTGTCCGGGCAGGTGAGGGGCCGTGTTGTGCGAGGCGCAGGGGCACCGGCTCCGGGGCTGCCTCCTCCTCCTCGTCGGTGAGCCGGCTGACCTCGGCCCACCAGGCCGGGCCGTCCTCCATGTGCCGCAGCATGACGCCCTCGCGGATCGCCCACGGGCAGACGGTGACCGAGGTCAGTCCGGTCAGCTTCATCGCCGTGTGCCCGATCACCGCGCCGGCCAGGCTCTGCGCGGCGCGCGGCGCGGAGATGCCGGGCAGTCGGGAGCGTTCGGCGGCGGGCAGGGCGGCCAGGGTGGAAATGGCCTCGCGCAGGTCGCCGCGGCGCAGGGTGCGGTCCATGAAGGGGCCGTGCCGTCCGGGGGCGGCCCCGCACAGCCGGCCGAGCTGCTGGAAGGTGCGGGAGGTGGCCACCGCCGTACGCGGTCCCTCCCAGCGGACCCGGGCGGCCACGTCCCTGAGCTGGTGGCGGATCCTGCGCCGTGCCGCACGGAGGGCCTCCGGGGACGGCGGGTCGTGGTCCGCGAAGAAGTCGTGGGTGAGCCGGCCCGCCCCCAGGGGCAGTGAGGCCACGAAGTCCGGCAACCGGCCCCGGCCGAAGGCCACTTCGAAGGAGCCGCCGCCGATGTCCAGCAGGGCGAGCGGCCCGCAGCGCCAGCCCATCCAGCGGCGGGCCCCGAGGAAGGTCAGCTCGGCCTCCACCTCGCCCGGCAGGGTGCACAGTGCGACGCCGGTCCGGGACCGGACCTCGCGCAGCACCTCGCGCCGGTTGGGGGCCGCCCGCACCACGGCGGTCGCGAAGGCGAGTGGGCCCGCCGCACCCCACCGGTCCGCGGTCCGGGCCGCCGCGGCGACCGCTCGGACGAGCCGTTCCACGGCCTCGTCCGGGATGAGGTCGCCCGGCGCGACCTGCTCGGCCAGCCTCAACCGCCACTTGGCCGTGTGCACCGGCAGAGGGACCCCGCCCGCCGCGTCCGCCACCACCAGCCGCACGGTGTTCGATCCCACGTCCAGCACGCTGATTCTCATGGACCGCGAGTACCCAGGGCTAAACCTCCGCGCGTTCCGCCGCTCCGGGACATGACACGGAGGGGCCGCCGTCCCTCGTGGACGGCGGCCCCTCTCCCTGGTACGGCTCTGGCGGAAGGCCCGTCACATGTGGACCACCGGTGCCGCGTCCGCGTCCTGCTGCGGCACCCCGCGGCGGAAGAGCAGGAACGCGATGACCGCGCCCGCCGCGAAGAAGCCGGCCGACCACCAGAAGGCGGTGGTGTAGCTCTCGATGGTCGCCTGCGCCTGGACCAGCTTGTTCGCCGGGTTCTTCCCCACCAGGTAGTCGGCGGCGGCGCTCGCCGCCAGGGTGTTCAGCAGGGCCGTACCGATCGAACCGCCCACCTGCTGCATGGCGTTGACCGTGGCGGAGGCCACGCCCGCGTCCTCGGCGGCGACCCCGCCGGTGGCCATCTGCATGGCGGGCGGCATGACCAGGCCGAGGCCGATACCGGTGATGACCAGCTGCGGCAGCACCGCGCTCACGTAGTCGGAGCCGACGCCGATCCCGGTCAGCCAGGCCATGCCCACCGCGGCGATCGCGAAGCCCAGCGGGATGACCGCCTTCGGGCCCAGGCGAGGCACCAGGGCCGTGGTGCCGACCTGCGCCGCCACCATGAGCGCCCCGACCATCGGCAGGAACGCCAGACCCGTCTTCGTCGGGCTGAAGCCCAGGTTCAGCTGGAGGTAGTACGTGAGGAAGAGGAACACGCCGAACATGCCGGCGCCGGAGATCAGCACGGCCAGGAACGAGGCCGCCCGGTTGCGGTCGAGGAGGATGCGCAGCGGCAGCAGCGGGTGTGCGGCCCGCGTCTGCCACCAGGCGAAGGCCGCGAGCAGCGCTCCGCCCGCGATCAGGAAGCCCCAGGTCTGCGGCGAGTCCCAGTCGTGGGTCTCCGCGTTGGAGAAGCCGTAGACCAGGGAGAACAGACCGGCGGCGACCAGGACCGTACCCGGCACGTCCAGCTTGGAGTTCTCGGCGTCGCGGTGGTTGGACAGCAGCAGCCAGCCGCCCGCGACGGCGACGACGGCGATGGCCACGTTGACGTACAGCGTCCAGCGCCAGTCGAGCGCGTCGGTCAGGATGCCGCCGAGCAGCAGGCCCACCGCGCCGCCCGCGCCGGCGATGGCGCCGTAGACGCTGAACGCCTTGGCGCGTTCCTTGGCGTCGGTGAAGGTGGTGTTGAGCAGCGACAGCGCGGCGGGCGCGAGGAGCGCGCCGAAGGCGCCCTGGAGCGCGCGGGCGGTGACCAGCATCTCGAAGTTGGTCGCGGCACCGCCCAGGGCGGAGACGGCGGCGAAGCCGACGACGCCGATCAGGAAGGCCGTCTTACGGCCGAAGAGGTCGGCTATCCGGCCGCCGAGCAGCAGCAGGGAGGCGAACGCCAGCGCGTACGCGGTGACGATCCACTGCCGGTTGCCGTCGGAGAAGCCGAGGTCGGCCTGGGCCGAGGGGAGGGCGATGTTCACGATGGTGGCGTCCAGCACCACCATCAGCTGGGCCAGGGCGACGACCGCGAGGATCCACCACTTCTTGGCGGATGCTGCGGACGGCGCCTGGTCGGCGCCCGTGCGGGTGCCGTCCGTCAGGGTCTTCGGAGACATGGGGGAACCACTCCAGGGACGTGAGGGCAAAGAACACGTAAACGAAACGGTTTCGTACACATGGAGGCTAGACCAGTTTCTGCGAAACGGCAAAGTTTCGTTAGCGGGAGTGAGCCCGGGCCTCAGGCCAGCTGCCGCCGCACCAGCTCGTGCAGCCGTCCGCCGGTGTCCGCGAGGAGCTGGGCGGGCGGGCCCTGCTGGGCGACCTTGCCGTTCTCCATCACCACGACCCGGTCGGCGTCCATCACCGTCGACAGGCGGTGCGCGATGACGACCCGGGAGGCGTTGAGCTTGCGGGTGCTCTCGATGACCGTGCGCTGGGTCTCGTTGTCGAGGGCGCTGGTCGCCTCGTCGAAGAACAGGATGCGCGGCCGGCGGATCAGCGCCTGGGCGATCATCAGCCGCTGACGCTGGCCGCCCGAGACCGACCCGCTGCCCGAGACGATCGTGTGCAGCCCCATCGGCATCCGCTTGATGTCCTCGGCGAGACCGGCCAGCTCCGCGGCCGCCATCGCCTCCTCCGGCGTGTAGGCCTCGGTGCCGCAGATGACGTCCAGCAGGGAGCCGGTGAACGGCTGGGCATGCTGGAGCACCACCCCGCACTGGCGGCGTACCGCCGACTGGTCGAGCGCCGCCAGATCCTGTCCGTCGTACAGCACACTGCCCGAGACCGGCTTGTCGAAGCCGATGAGCAGCCGGAGAAGCGTCGACTTCCCGCAGCCGCTCGGGCCGACGATCGCCACGAACTCGCCCGGCCGCACCTCGAAGGAGACGTCGTCGAGGACGAGGGGACCGTCGTCGGAGTAGCGGAACGAGAGACGGCGGGCCTCGAGCGCGCCGGTCAGCGGGCCGGGGCGGGTGTTCGCCGTGCGGACCTCCGGCGTCGCCTCCAGCACCGGCCGGATCTCCTCGAACAGCGGCAGCGCGGCCACCGCCGAGACGAAGGCGCCGGTCAACGAGGTCACCGAGGTGAGCAGCATCGTCATGGACGTGTTGAAGGTGAGGAAGTCCGCCGCCGACAGAGCACCCCGCGCCGGACCGGCCAGCAGCATGAACATCAGCAGGGAACACAGCGGCAGATACACCGAGCCCAGCACCGTGTTGAGGTTCTTGATCCGGCCGAGGCGCTGCTGGAGCTCCCGGCTGCGCGCGAACTGCGCCGCCCAGGCCGCGTACGCGTAGTTCTCGGCGGCCGCCACCCGCAGCTTCGGCAGTCCCCGCAGGGTCTGGAAGGCCTGGTTGTTGAGCTTGTTGGAGAGCACCACGAGCCGCCGCTGCCAGCGCACCTGCCACAGCCCGAGCGCCAGGAACACGGACGCGATGACGACCAGCATGCCGATCGCGGCGAGGGCCATCGGCACGCTGTACCAGAGCAGCAGCCCCAGGTTCATCGCGCCGATGGTGACGGACTGCGCGACCGACGGACCGAGTCCCGCCAGCAGCCGGCGGATCGCGCTGATGCCCATGGCGGCACTCGCCAGCTCGCCCGTCGAACGCTCGGCGAAGAACTTCGTCGGCAGCCTGAGCAGCCGGTCCCACACCGCCGGCTGGAGTGTCGCCTCGATCCGGCCCTCCAGGCGCAGCATGGTCAGGTTCTGGAGCAGCATGAACGCCGCCGCCACCACGCCGCTGACCATCACCGCCAGACACACCTGCACGATCAGCCCCTGCTGGGCCTTCGGCACGTACTCGCCGAGCACCTTGCCGGTCGCGATCGGCACCAGCGCCCCGATCACCACCGTCACCAGCCCGCTGAGCAGCAGGTTCGTCAGGTCGCCCGCCGTGCCCCGCATGCTGAACCGCAGCAGCCCGAGGGGGCCGAGGCCCTGCTCCGGCAGCGGACGGTAGAACATGACCGCCCGCGGCTCGAACTCCTCCGCGTTGGCCTTCTCGACCGGGGTCTCCCGCCCGGTCGCCGGATGCACGGCGACATATCCGCCGCGCCGCCACAGCAGCGCGACCGGCGCCCCGGACAGGGCCCGGTGCCCGACCAGCGGGCCCACGTCGTCCCGCCACCAGTGGCCGTCGAGACGTACGGCCCGGGCGCGCACCCGCGAGGCGAGAGCGACCCGCTCCACCGGGTCCAGCCGGTCGCTGTCGGCGCCCATCTGGGACGGCTCGGCGAGGCTGATCCCGGCGGCCCGGGCGACGAGCTTGCACGCCGCGTAGGTGGCGTCGGCGTCGGCGGCCGTGGCGCGCTTGTCCGTGCTCCTGCCGTTCCTGTCACCTCGGCCGCTCTTGCCGATCGACGCGAGCAGAGTCCGGTCGGCCTGGGCGCGGACCGCCTCACCGGCCTTGATCCCGGCGGCCGTGCGGGTCTCGTGGGTGTGCTCCAGCTGCTCGATCCAGCGGTCCAGCGTGGTCAGCAGCCGGTACTGCTGGTCGACCATGCTCTGCCACACCGCAGGGTCCATCAGCAGGTCGGCGGCCGCCTCCGCGCCGTACAACGAGCCGTACTGCACGCTGCCCGGCGGCACCTGCATCCAGAACACGTCGTCGTCCTCCCCCATGCTCGAATTCGCTCGCACGGGGGCACCCCCATCCTCCGCGACCCGCTCGGTGGCCATCGGCGCCTGGAAGAGGATCGACAGACCGCGGCCGACGCCGAGGGCGAGCGCGTACTCCAGGGGGCTCGAAGTCGGCGGCACGTACTGGGGGTTGCCGTACTCGTCGTAGGACCAGGTCTGGGTGTTCGCGGGCTGGTACAGCTCACGCAGCCCGATGCGGTGCACGACGCAGTCGCGCAACGGGCGTGCCACGAGCGTGTGGTGGGGTCCGGTGACCGGACCGAGCAGCAGGGAGCCCGCCTCCAGGCGGCCCAAGTGGTGCCAGTGGCCCTGCTGTTCGGCGTCCACCGCGAACAGGTCCAGCGCGCCCGACGCGACCAGCCACAGCACCTGCGGGCCCTCCAGGTCGAGCCGGCTGAACCCCGCGCAGTCGATCCGCGCGCCCAGCTGCCCCAGCGCGGCGAGCACGACGTCGCCTTCGGACACGGCAGTCATCTCATCGCTCCCTGACCAGCGCCGCGTACGAGCCGCCGCGCGCCACCAGTTCCTCGTGCCGCCCGCGTTCCACGACCGTGCCGTGCTGGAGTACGACGATCTCGTCGCTGTCGCGCACCGTGCTGAGCCGGTGGGCGATCACCACGCACGCGCAGCCGCGACGGCGCAGGTTGTCCATCACCACCTGCTCGGTCTCCGCGTCCAGCGCGCTGGTCACCTCGTCCAGCACCAGGATGCTGGGCCGGCGCACCAACGCCCGCGCGATCTCCAGGCGTTGGCGCTGACCGCCGGAGAAGTTGCGGCCGTCCTGCTCGACCCTGCTGTGGATGCCACCGGGCCGCCGCACGACCGTGTCGTAGAGCGCCGCGTCCCTGAGCGCGTCGACGACGGCGTCGTCCGGGATCGACGGGTCCCACAGCGCCACGTTGTCCCGTACCGAGCCCTCGAAGAGGAACACCTCCTGGTCGACGAAGGACACCGAGGAGGCGAGCGCCCCGCGCGGAATGTCCTCCAGCCGCTGCCCGTCGACGCGGATCACGCCCTCCCAGGGCGCGTACAGACCCGAGATCAGCCGGGACACCGTCGACTTGCCGCTGCCCGAGCCGCCGACCAGCGCCACCTGCTGCCCCGGTCCGACCGTCAGGTCGAAGCCGGTCAGCAGCGGCTTGTCCAGCGGGCTGTAGCCGAAGGTGATGTTCTCCAGCTCGACATGACCGTGCAGCCGACGCGTGGAGTCGGCGCCCGCGCGGCGGTCGTAGAGGGGGTCGGCGCGGAAGTTCTCCACGTCCTTCAGCCGGGCCACGTCCGCCGCGAAGTCCTGAATGCGGCCCGCGACGCCGTTGAGGCGGGTCAGCGGGGCGGTGAAGCGGGTGACCAGAGCCTGGAAGGCGACCAGCAGACCCACCGAGATATGGCCCTCGATCGCCCGCATGCCGCCGATCCACAGGATCAGCGCGCTGTTGAGCGTCGCGAGCGTCGGCGCGACCACGCCCAGCCAGGCGCTCGGCACCCCGAGCCGCTGCTGCTCCTCCAGCGTGGTGGCGTGCTGCCCGGCCCACTTGCGGAAGTACCCCTCCTCGCCGCCGGTCGCCTTCATCGTCTCGATCAACTGGAGGCCGGTGTACGCCGTGTTGGTGAGCCGGGCGTTGTCCGCGCGCAGCTTCGCCGTCCGGGTCGCGCGCAGCCGGATGACGATCCGCATGGCGACGATGTTCAGCAGCGCCACGCCGATCCCGACGGCCGTCAGCTGCGGGTCGTAGGTGTAGAGGAGGACCGCGTACAGGACGACGACGATCGCGTCCACGCCCGCCGACGCCAGGTCGCGGGCCAGCGTCTCGGCGACCGCGTCGTTCGACTGGAGTCGCTGGACCAGGTCGGCCGGGCTGCGCTGGGAGAAGAAGGTGACCGGCAGTCGCAGCAGATGGCGCAGGAAGCGGGCGCTGGAGAGGGTCGAGGAGATGATCCGGCCGTGGTGCAGATTGGCCTGTTGGAGCCAGGTCAGGGCCACCGTGAGGGCCACGCAGGTGCCCATCGAGACGAACAGCACGCCCAGCAGCGAGGTCTGCCGTCCGATCAGGAACATGTCGATGTAGGTCCGGCTGAGCGCCGGCACGGCCGCGCCCACCAGGACCAGCAGCAGACTCGCCAGCACGGCCGCCGGCAGGGTGCCCGCGGTGCCGCGCAGCCGGGCAGGCATCGCGCCCAGCACACCCGGTCTGCGTCCGCCCCGCTCGAAGTCCTCGCCCGGCTCCAGCACCAGCACGACACCGGTGAAGCTGCCGTCGAAGTCCTCGATCGGCACGAAACGCCGGCCCTTGCCGGGGTCGTTGATGTACACGCCCCGGCGGCCGAACCGACGGCCCAGACCCTCGTAGACGACGTAGTGGTTGAACTCCCAGAAGAGGATCGCGGGCGACCTGACCCCGGCGAGGGCCGCCAGGTCCATCTGCATGCCCTTGGCCGTGAGGCCGTAACTGCGGGCCGCCTTCAGCAGGTTGCTCGCCCGCGAGCCGTCGCGGGAGACACCGCACGCGATGCGCAGCTCCTCCAGCGGGATGTGCCGGCCGTAGTGCCCGAGGACCATGGCGAGCGAGGCCGCCCCGCACTCCACGGCCTCCATCTGGAGCACGGTGGGCGTACGGACGGTCTTCGTCCGGCTCTTGGGAACGGTGCGCCGGGGCGGTGCGGCACGCCGCCGGGTCCGCGGCTGCTCGGTGGTGGTCACGGGAGCAGCCAATCGACGGGACGCTGGTCGGCCAGCCGGATCGAACCCGTGGCCATGGTCATGGAGGTGAGGGCGTACGGCGGCCCGTCCGCGGACGACCACGTGTAGCCGCTCTTCGTCGCCGAGGACTTGTCCAGACGGACCAGGACCGCCACCGGGCGGCCGTCCTCGGTGAACTGCTCGCCCAGCTGGCTGTCGCCGAGGAACGCGGCGATCGCCTGCGCCGACTGGGCCGCACGGTCCACCGACTTCACATGACCGCGCAGCACGCCGTACTCCTGCGAGGGCACGGTCTGCACGGTGAGGTCGACGGGCGCGCCCGACGGGATGGAGGCGGCGTTCTCCGCGGGGACGTACACCGTGGCGTACAGCGGGTCGTCGGCGCCGGCGACCTTCTCCACGGCGGCGACGTTCGCGCCGGTGGAGATGATCTGCCCGATGGTGGCGGCGAGTGCGGTGATCCGGCCCGCGGCGACCGTCCGCACCACGGCGTCGCCCTCCGCCGTACGCACCTTCAGCACGGGCGAGCCGGCGGGCAGCCGCTCGCCCTCCTTCGCGAGGACCGCGGTGACCTGGCCCGCGGCGGGGCTCTGGAGGATGTAGCTGCCCTCGCCGTGGGTGAGGACGGCGGGCGCGCTCACCGTGGAGGCGACCGAACCGGTCACCGCCCACACGGATGCGGCCGCCATGACGACCACGGTCACGGACAGCACCAGCCAGCCCTGGGGGCGCGCGAAACGCACCGGCAGGTCGAGTTCCTCCGGCGACTGGAGCTTGGCGAGGGCCTGTTGGCGGAACTGCACGGGCCTACCTAGGGAGTTTCAGGGCACCGATGAGTCCCGGAGCCGGGTGACGGCTCCGGGACTCAAAGGGGTCACGAAGGGTGCGATCAGAGACCGGCGACCAGGTTGGTGACCGGGGCCGTGTTCAGGCCGGTGACGCCCTCGACGGTGCCGACGGCCGTGTTGACCAGGCCGGAGACCGGGGCGATGCCGTCCACCAGGCCGGTGACGGTGCCGACGGCGTTCAGGGACAGACCGCCGGAGACGTTGTCCAGCTCGGCGTCGGAGATCTCGACGGTCTCAACCTGGGGGGTGGAGTTCATGGTGGAACTTCCCTTCACATGGATATTCATAAGGGGGGAGCGGCCCCCTCTGGGGACAGATGACGGCCGCGAGCACGGGCACCGGGCACCCGTTTCCGGGAGACCGCGGTGACCCTGCGGTGCGATGGATCAAAGCAGGTCCGCGGTCGGCGCAGCCAATCAATCCCTGCGTTCACCTGGGAACTTGTGTCACGGGAGCGTGAAACGGTGCAGGCGCGCCCACGGCTTGTCGGCGACTTCTTCACACCATGGGCGGTTCTGCTCGGATGAGCGTCCGGCGGTCTCGCGGCGAATCCGACACTCCCGCCCCAAAGGCGTGGCGGGCGCCGAGCAGTTGTGCAGAACCCCCGCTTCCGGTGACCTGCTTGGGCATTCGATGTGCAGATTCTCCGAAGCGGGGATTCGGCCCGCGGATCTGAACGGAATGTCATCGGTCGACCACGAGACGTGTCGGTCGACACATGCCCGAACGGGGAGCGCATAGCTCGTGCACAGGTTGGCGAACGTCTTCCGGGGTCGGGCTTCGGCCGAACCGCTCGGTTCAGGACATCCGAATCGGTCACCGCGCACCGGAACGAAGTCGGTAGGTGTGCCGTCTTCCTGTTTTCAGGGCCCTGCGAGCGGCCGACACGGTGATCCGGACGGCCGTGTCCGTGGCCGCCGCCGCCACCTGTCCCGGAGGTCTCCCGCCCTCCCGTGCCGGTGCACCTGACCAGGGAGGACGTCGAACCGGCGGTGCTGGTCGACGAGTTCGGCGAGCAGGCCCGGAGCTGGCGCCCGGAGTGCGAAGCCGACCGAAAGGATCTTGTCGGCTTCGGCGGTCGTCATCGCCATATGGGCGTTTGTTCCCGGGGTCGCGAGGTCGGACTCCGGTCATGGCCGATTCACGTTTGAGCAAAGGAAGTTGGCAAACGCGATTGAACGCACCCCTCGACCCCTGCGTACTCATGGCCAACCAGGCGCCGCTGTACGGAGCTGCCGAACCCCGGCAGCCAGACCCCGTCCCCCAGGAGGTCGAGTTTTTTGAGTCACAAGCGAGTTACGAAGCGCAAGGCCATCATCGCCGCAGGCGGTGTGGCTGCGCTCGGAGCGGCAGCCATCCTGCTTCCCCAGGCCAACGCCTCCCAGGACGGCGGTTCCGACAACGCCGCCACGGTGAAGACGCTCAAGGCGGGCGACGCCTCGGACCTCGCCGCACAGCTCGAGAAGCTGCTCGGTGACGCCTTCGCCGGCTCGTACTACGACAGCGAGGGCAAGCAACTCGTCGTCAACGTGATCAACGTCGAGGGCGATGACATCAACATCGACGGCGACGAGAACCAGGTCATCGTGCAGGCCAAGAAGGCGGGCGCCAAGATCCGCCAGGTCGACAACAGCACCGCCGAACTCGAGGCGGCCGCGAAGACGCTGAAGAAGGAAGCGACCATCCCGGGCACCGCCTGGGCCGTCGACCCCAAGACGAACAAGATCCTCGTCACCGCCGACTCCACGGTCACCGGCACCAAGTGGGACCAGATCGAGTCGACCGTCAAGACCCTCGGCACGGGCATGGCGACGATCCAGAAGTCGGCCGGCACCTTCACCACGAAGGTCGCCGGAGGCGACGCGATATTCGGCGGCGGGGCACGCTGTTCCCTCGGCTTCAACGTGACGGCCGGCGACGGCTCCCCGGCCTTCCTGACGGCCGGTCACTGCGGGGTGGCGGCCGAGCAGTGGTCCGACTCCGAGGACGGCGAGCCGATCGCCACCGTCGACCAGGCGACCTTCCCCGGGGACGGCGACTTCGCGCTCGTGAAGTACGACGACCCCGCCACCGTTGCCGCGAGCGAGGTCAACCTCGGCGACCAGACTCTCGCGATCACCGAGGCCGCCGAGGCGACGGTCGGCACGCAGGTCTTCCGGATGGGCAGCACCACCGGTCTCAACGACGGTCAGGTCCTCGCCCTCGACGCCACCGTGAACTACCCCGAGGGCACCGTCACGGGCCTCATCCAGACGGACGTCTGCGCCGAGCCCGGCGACAGCGGCGGCTCGCTCTTCACCCAGGAAGGCCAGGCGATCGGCCTGACCTCGGGCGGCAGCGGTGACTGCACCGTCGGTGGCGAGACCTTCTTCCAGCCGGTGACCACCGCGCTCGAGGCGGTCGGCGCGACCCTCGGCGACGGCGGCATCGGCGCCGGTGACGCGGTCGGCGGCGAGGAAGCCGGTGCCGGTGCGGTGGACGAGAACGGTGACGGCATCGACGACAACACCGGCGAGGCCATCGTCGGCGGCGGCGAGGAAGCCGGTGCCGGTGCGGTGGACGAGAACGGTGACGGCATCGACGACAACACCGGCGAGGCCATCGAGGGCGGCGGCGAAGAGGCCGGTGCCGGTGCGGTGGACGAGAACGGTGACGGCATCGACGACCAGACCGGCGAGGCCATCGTCGGCGGCGGCGAAGAGGCCGGTGCCGGCGCGGACGAGAACGCCGACGGCGGCGCGGAC
The sequence above is a segment of the Streptomyces asoensis genome. Coding sequences within it:
- a CDS encoding Ppx/GppA phosphatase family protein; translated protein: MRISVLDVGSNTVRLVVADAAGGVPLPVHTAKWRLRLAEQVAPGDLIPDEAVERLVRAVAAAARTADRWGAAGPLAFATAVVRAAPNRREVLREVRSRTGVALCTLPGEVEAELTFLGARRWMGWRCGPLALLDIGGGSFEVAFGRGRLPDFVASLPLGAGRLTHDFFADHDPPSPEALRAARRRIRHQLRDVAARVRWEGPRTAVATSRTFQQLGRLCGAAPGRHGPFMDRTLRRGDLREAISTLAALPAAERSRLPGISAPRAAQSLAGAVIGHTAMKLTGLTSVTVCPWAIREGVMLRHMEDGPAWWAEVSRLTDEEEEAAPEPVPLRLAQHGPSPARTPAGTPAQRAAGEPAADRVR
- a CDS encoding MFS transporter yields the protein MSPKTLTDGTRTGADQAPSAASAKKWWILAVVALAQLMVVLDATIVNIALPSAQADLGFSDGNRQWIVTAYALAFASLLLLGGRIADLFGRKTAFLIGVVGFAAVSALGGAATNFEMLVTARALQGAFGALLAPAALSLLNTTFTDAKERAKAFSVYGAIAGAGGAVGLLLGGILTDALDWRWTLYVNVAIAVVAVAGGWLLLSNHRDAENSKLDVPGTVLVAAGLFSLVYGFSNAETHDWDSPQTWGFLIAGGALLAAFAWWQTRAAHPLLPLRILLDRNRAASFLAVLISGAGMFGVFLFLTYYLQLNLGFSPTKTGLAFLPMVGALMVAAQVGTTALVPRLGPKAVIPLGFAIAAVGMAWLTGIGVGSDYVSAVLPQLVITGIGLGLVMPPAMQMATGGVAAEDAGVASATVNAMQQVGGSIGTALLNTLAASAAADYLVGKNPANKLVQAQATIESYTTAFWWSAGFFAAGAVIAFLLFRRGVPQQDADAAPVVHM
- a CDS encoding NHLP bacteriocin export ABC transporter permease/ATPase subunit, translating into MTAVSEGDVVLAALGQLGARIDCAGFSRLDLEGPQVLWLVASGALDLFAVDAEQQGHWHHLGRLEAGSLLLGPVTGPHHTLVARPLRDCVVHRIGLRELYQPANTQTWSYDEYGNPQYVPPTSSPLEYALALGVGRGLSILFQAPMATERVAEDGGAPVRANSSMGEDDDVFWMQVPPGSVQYGSLYGAEAAADLLMDPAVWQSMVDQQYRLLTTLDRWIEQLEHTHETRTAAGIKAGEAVRAQADRTLLASIGKSGRGDRNGRSTDKRATAADADATYAACKLVARAAGISLAEPSQMGADSDRLDPVERVALASRVRARAVRLDGHWWRDDVGPLVGHRALSGAPVALLWRRGGYVAVHPATGRETPVEKANAEEFEPRAVMFYRPLPEQGLGPLGLLRFSMRGTAGDLTNLLLSGLVTVVIGALVPIATGKVLGEYVPKAQQGLIVQVCLAVMVSGVVAAAFMLLQNLTMLRLEGRIEATLQPAVWDRLLRLPTKFFAERSTGELASAAMGISAIRRLLAGLGPSVAQSVTIGAMNLGLLLWYSVPMALAAIGMLVVIASVFLALGLWQVRWQRRLVVLSNKLNNQAFQTLRGLPKLRVAAAENYAYAAWAAQFARSRELQQRLGRIKNLNTVLGSVYLPLCSLLMFMLLAGPARGALSAADFLTFNTSMTMLLTSVTSLTGAFVSAVAALPLFEEIRPVLEATPEVRTANTRPGPLTGALEARRLSFRYSDDGPLVLDDVSFEVRPGEFVAIVGPSGCGKSTLLRLLIGFDKPVSGSVLYDGQDLAALDQSAVRRQCGVVLQHAQPFTGSLLDVICGTEAYTPEEAMAAAELAGLAEDIKRMPMGLHTIVSGSGSVSGGQRQRLMIAQALIRRPRILFFDEATSALDNETQRTVIESTRKLNASRVVIAHRLSTVMDADRVVVMENGKVAQQGPPAQLLADTGGRLHELVRRQLA
- a CDS encoding NHLP family bacteriocin export ABC transporter peptidase/permease/ATPase subunit, whose product is MTTTEQPRTRRRAAPPRRTVPKSRTKTVRTPTVLQMEAVECGAASLAMVLGHYGRHIPLEELRIACGVSRDGSRASNLLKAARSYGLTAKGMQMDLAALAGVRSPAILFWEFNHYVVYEGLGRRFGRRGVYINDPGKGRRFVPIEDFDGSFTGVVLVLEPGEDFERGGRRPGVLGAMPARLRGTAGTLPAAVLASLLLVLVGAAVPALSRTYIDMFLIGRQTSLLGVLFVSMGTCVALTVALTWLQQANLHHGRIISSTLSSARFLRHLLRLPVTFFSQRSPADLVQRLQSNDAVAETLARDLASAGVDAIVVVLYAVLLYTYDPQLTAVGIGVALLNIVAMRIVIRLRATRTAKLRADNARLTNTAYTGLQLIETMKATGGEEGYFRKWAGQHATTLEEQQRLGVPSAWLGVVAPTLATLNSALILWIGGMRAIEGHISVGLLVAFQALVTRFTAPLTRLNGVAGRIQDFAADVARLKDVENFRADPLYDRRAGADSTRRLHGHVELENITFGYSPLDKPLLTGFDLTVGPGQQVALVGGSGSGKSTVSRLISGLYAPWEGVIRVDGQRLEDIPRGALASSVSFVDQEVFLFEGSVRDNVALWDPSIPDDAVVDALRDAALYDTVVRRPGGIHSRVEQDGRNFSGGQRQRLEIARALVRRPSILVLDEVTSALDAETEQVVMDNLRRRGCACVVIAHRLSTVRDSDEIVVLQHGTVVERGRHEELVARGGSYAALVRER
- a CDS encoding HlyD family efflux transporter periplasmic adaptor subunit, whose amino-acid sequence is MQFRQQALAKLQSPEELDLPVRFARPQGWLVLSVTVVVMAAASVWAVTGSVASTVSAPAVLTHGEGSYILQSPAAGQVTAVLAKEGERLPAGSPVLKVRTAEGDAVVRTVAAGRITALAATIGQIISTGANVAAVEKVAGADDPLYATVYVPAENAASIPSGAPVDLTVQTVPSQEYGVLRGHVKSVDRAAQSAQAIAAFLGDSQLGEQFTEDGRPVAVLVRLDKSSATKSGYTWSSADGPPYALTSMTMATGSIRLADQRPVDWLLP
- a CDS encoding S1 family peptidase, with protein sequence MSHKRVTKRKAIIAAGGVAALGAAAILLPQANASQDGGSDNAATVKTLKAGDASDLAAQLEKLLGDAFAGSYYDSEGKQLVVNVINVEGDDINIDGDENQVIVQAKKAGAKIRQVDNSTAELEAAAKTLKKEATIPGTAWAVDPKTNKILVTADSTVTGTKWDQIESTVKTLGTGMATIQKSAGTFTTKVAGGDAIFGGGARCSLGFNVTAGDGSPAFLTAGHCGVAAEQWSDSEDGEPIATVDQATFPGDGDFALVKYDDPATVAASEVNLGDQTLAITEAAEATVGTQVFRMGSTTGLNDGQVLALDATVNYPEGTVTGLIQTDVCAEPGDSGGSLFTQEGQAIGLTSGGSGDCTVGGETFFQPVTTALEAVGATLGDGGIGAGDAVGGEEAGAGAVDENGDGIDDNTGEAIVGGGEEAGAGAVDENGDGIDDNTGEAIEGGGEEAGAGAVDENGDGIDDQTGEAIVGGGEEAGAGADENADGGADENAGGHDQNDNGAEDGSGVNESH